In the Onychostoma macrolepis isolate SWU-2019 chromosome 09, ASM1243209v1, whole genome shotgun sequence genome, one interval contains:
- the mlphb gene encoding melanophilin, with protein sequence MMPNNSYGKSLDLSRLTDDEAKHVWQVIQRDFHLRKKEENRLGELKTKIMKEDTKRELLEYQPKLSDSLCIRCLQPFKFLVNSKRQCLDCKLFVCKSCSHFNKKDRGWVCDPCHMARILKIGTLEWFHENVRSRFKRFGSAKVMNSLFKRLNSDRASSQTDLREPRDDDTHSMPEVHTGSLYSQEDEQSERVDRRHFSLMRKGRRLLPVDPLDFNLGTENSAYSRPPILLYSGSQEKVTQSKDSVTEDDWSTTFKQILENGTHGRGDEMKDMLQISQRSLDKPSPFDDCTPHLEQRMTKSRSLSKMSISSAGSSNYHFHREPSYSLEDSEDDDDSEMHIIYSLAPHREHSPDEVPPQIIELNKRMSAIETLLSRLEQKLILPVIGGSAEQVEQKEEDLSPADLEELELRKKLDELTEKISDKGSSDEEDAMKPSEDSSKKGAVYHAPAMRGASAGPGNVRHEWPLEAEWKAKPNVPKSLKKQKRVRSFEFSNTTSCELSQLEGKVAMAVASVQSTQSGVTDIQKRIAALSAAGMTVETSRRQTPQPSRTLHEFPLRGSNEARSLRKLVM encoded by the exons ATGATGCCCAACAACAGTTATGGGAAGAGTTTGGATCTCTCCAGGTTGACAGATGATGAAGCCAAGCATGTCTGGCAGGTGATCCAGAGAGATTTCCACCTGCGAAAGAAAGAAGAGAATAGACTAGG GGAACTCAAGACCAAAATCATGAAAGAGGACACCAAAAGAGAGCTGCTGGAATATCAGCCTAAACTCAGCGATTCTCTCTGCATCCGCTGTCTGCAGCCCTTCAAATTCCTTGTCAACAGCAAGCGCCAGTGTCTAGACTGCAAGCTATTTGTCTGCAAGTCCTGCAGCCATTTTAACAAGAAGGACCGTGGTTGGGTTTGTGATCCATGCCACATGGCCAG AATCCTTAAGATTGGCACTCTAGAATGGTTCCATGAGAATGTACGCTCTCGCTTCAAGCGTTTTGGGAGTGCAAAGGTCATGAATTCACTTTTCAAGAGGCTAAACAGTGACCGTGCCAGCTCTCAAACTGACCTCAGAG AGCCTCGAGATGATGACACGCACAGCATGCCTGAAGTTCAca CTGGTTCTCTGTATAGCCAGGAAGATGAGCAGTCTGAGCGGGTCGACAGACGCCACTTCAGCCTG ATGAGAAAAGGCAGACGGCTACTCCCTGTTGATCCTCTTGATTTTAATCTAGGCACTGAGAACTCTGCTTATTCTCGACCTCCCATACTTCTG TATTCAGGTAGCCAAGAGAAAGTAACCCAAAGTAAGGACTCAGTAACTGAAGATGACTGGTCCACAACCTTTAAGCAGATCCTGGAGAATGGAACTCACGGTAGAGGTGATGAGATGAAGGACATGTTGCAGATCAGCCAGAGAAGTCTGGACAAACCCTCCCCTTTTG ATGACTGCACACCACATCTAGAACAGAGGATGACAAAATCTCGTTCCCTCTCCAAGATGAGCATCTCTTCAGCTGGCAGCTCTAACTATCACTTCCACCGTGAGCCTTCTTACAGCCTGGAAGACTCagaggatgatgatgattctGAGATGCACATCATATATAGTCTCGCCCCACATAGGGAGCACTCACCAGATGAGGTTCCTCCACAG ATTATTGAGCTCAACAAGCGTATGTCAGCAATCGAGACTCTTCTGAGCCGTTTGGAGCAGAAACTCATCTTGCCGGTAATTGGGGGATCAGCAGAACAA GTTGAGCAGAAAGAGGAGGATCTGTCTCCAGCTGATTTAGAGGAGCTTGAGCTCAGGAAAAAGCTTGATGaacttactgaaaaaataagTGACAAAGGCTCATCTGATGAGGAGGATGCAATGAAACCTTCAGAGGACTCTTCAAAGAAAGGGGCAGTTTATCATGCTCCAGCTATGAGAGGAGCTTCAGCTGGACCTGGGAATGTCAGACACGAGTGGCCTCTCGAGGCTGAGTGG AAAGCAAAGCCAAACGTACCTAAATCCTTAAAAAAGCAGAAGAGGGTGAGATCCTTTGAGTTCAGCAACACAACCAGCTGTGAGTTGTCGCAACTGGAGGGTAAAGTTGCAATGGCAGTGGCCAGCGTCCAGAGCACTCAAAGTGGG GTTACAGACATTCAGAAAAGAATCGCTGCTTTGAGTGCTGCAGGGATGACGGTGGAGACATCTCGCAGACAG ACTCCTCAGCCATCAAGGACGTTGCATGAATTTCCACTTA GAGGCAGCAATGAAGCAAGATCTCTACGAAAGCTGGTCATGTGA
- the rpe gene encoding ribulose-phosphate 3-epimerase, with translation MAYSAKIGPSILSSDLAQLGRECERMMECGADYLHLDVMDGHFVPNITFGHPMVECLRHSIGPDPFFDMHMMVSRPEQWVKPMAAAGANQYTFHLEATTNPGNLIKEIRESSMKVGLAIKPGTTVEELAPWAGQIDMALVMTVEPGFGGQKFMDDMMPKVSWLRSQFPSLDIEVDGGVGPDSIHRCAEAGANMIVSGSAVVSSDDPRSVIALLKNVVIEAIQKRSLDR, from the exons ATGGCGTACTCGGCGAAAATAGGACCGTCTATTTTGAGCAGCGATCTGGCGCAGCTCGGGAGGGAATGTGAGCGAATGATGGAGTGCGGTGCTGATTATCTGCACCTTGACGTTATGGATGG GCATTTTGTTCCAAACATCACATTTGGACATCCTATGGTGGAATGTTTACGACACAGTATCGGACCTGATCCATTTTTTG ACATGCATATGATGGTATCCAGACCAGAGCAATGGGTGAAGCCCATGGCAGCAGCAGGAGCCAATCAGTACACTTTCCATCTAGAAGCCACGACCAACCCTGGTAACCTCATCAAGGAAATCAGGGAGAGCAGCATGAAG GTTGGTCTTGCCATTAAACCTGGAACAACTGTTGAGGAATTGGCACCATGGGCTGGACAGATCGATATGGCTCTTGTCATGACTGTAGAGCCTGGCTTTGGTGGTCAGAAGTTTATGGACGATATGATGCCAAAG GTGAGCTGGCTCAGGAGTCAGTTCCCTTCTCTGGACATTGAGGTGGATGGAGGAGTCGGTCCAGACAGCATCCACAGATGTGCTGAG GCTGGAGCCAACATGATCGTATCGGGCAGTGCTGTGGTGAGCAGTGATGACCCTCGTTCTGTAATCGCCCTCCTCAAAAACGTTGTTATTGAAGCGATCCAGAAACGTTCTTTGGACCGCTGA